Genomic window (Zingiber officinale cultivar Zhangliang chromosome 2B, Zo_v1.1, whole genome shotgun sequence):
AATATATGAATCTGTACCTcctttatcttttgataatttttttacttgCATTATGTCCATAATGTTCCCTCTAATAATATTCATACTTATGCCATGATTCACACACAAGATATTCTGATGCAGGTATGTTATGGGAATTGGTGAAGCAGAAGCATTTTCAGAAAGGCTAAAGAGGGAACTTCTGGCTTTAGAAGCAGCAAATGTTCATGCACTTGTTGAATGTGAATCCATAATAGAGGAGGTATTGCTGGTCTTGATATTCTATAGTTCAATTTTATACGCCGAGTCATTAGCAAGGTCTCTCCAACTTTAGATTTCAGTTTGTTGAAAGCATTATTGTCTACCCTAGGTCCTTTCCTGGAAGCTCATGCTTTGGGGACAGGTGATCATTTAATTTGGtcagtttctattttttttattaaaaaaatatatgtctAGTTATGTCGGCTCATATATTGGGTTGACCAATCAGGTATGGGATATGGTCGGTTAatcaactttaataaattttattcatgTCCATTACAATCTAGGACTACTTGTTTGGATATATGCAACATTACAATCTAGGACTACTTGTTTGGATATATGCAACCTTATGCCCCATAAACTCCTTTCGTGACTTCAATATGATAGGCAAAATCTTTACTTCTCATGATAATTGATGTAATTATAACAAATCTGTCACTGTGGTAAGGTTGCTCCCTTTTCCTTTAGTTCTACTTGTTTCAGCTTCTGTAGATTGGTTTAAATCAACTATTATCATTTGATTAGCTTGGTAAAGCAGGTGGCAATAAATGGAAATCACTGTTGGAAGAAGTTAGTGCTATTTGTTAATTAGTTCTCATCCACCAGACCAATCTTCCTGCTTTGAAGAGGAAAATGAATtagtaatgtttttttttaatctgaAATTTCTTTCTGTGTTCCAGGATAAAGCTCCTTATATTGCTAAAGCAACTAAATTAAAGACGGAGTACACCAAGAAATTAGCTATGTACAATAAGAATCAGGTTTATCATCTCGCAAGTCACTTATTTTCCATCAATTTGATAATAATTAAACTTACTGTTCTCGCCATTTGATAATCATGACCTTATAGGTATATATCTAAGAGATTTTTTCTCTTTCATTTTGTAGACATTGAGTGTTGTCCTGGAATTCTGGAAATCCTTCTCTCATGTCCAGATATTAGAGCTATGTGAAATTTTTATTCTCTGGTTACAGTTCATACAATACTTACTACaattctctttttttcttatattttatatttttctttgcgTGCAGAGGAGGTGAGTTTATATTAGGGATATTTCTCTTTATGTTAACTAGTGTGCTCTATATCTTAGTTGTCATTCAAGCTTAGCAACTCCTATTTAGTTGTACCCCAGCTTCTTTCTGAATTTGTCTGAGCTATTTACTTGTGAAAATGTTAACTTTATTCTTCCATTTGTTTTAAAACAACTTTGAACATTTTATGCCTTATCTTAAATTTACTTATTTCCAAACCTTTGCCTGGTGTTAGAATtacttcaaatttattttttttgtttgaagCTCTATGTTCCCTTTCTACATTagaagtatttacttggtattcgaAAACAAGAGTGAAATTGATGATATTATCATTAATAGGATAAAAGAATGGATGCAAGAAATATATTATGAGGTTCAATCGTTGGAATCCTTGTAACTTTCCAAAGCACTTCATGAGTAACTCTTCTATTATCTCTGATGCTTCATTGACTTGCTCTATTAATTGTTACATGTTATCCAATTGTTTTCTACTTGGGCAACTGAAGTTTTTTTTCCCATTACATAAACGTTCTCTTCTATCTTTTTATTTGACATATAGTGCATAACTAGCAttctgggtgaaaatattttattagttctGCTCAGTGTTAGAATGTATTATGTTAGCACTTTCATGGTCATAACTATAGAAGAGAGGTCTCCAATATGTGACTTTGCATTTTACCTTTCAGTGTttgttggataagttttatggCATTGCCAACCTTAAAGTATCATGCTTTGATTTGAATATGTCACTGGGCTAAATTGAACTCAATGAAGAACCATATGATTTATATAATTGAGATCGTTGCAAATTGCCAAATAGCTATGGATGTTATGCAATTTCGTTTCCTTCTATACCAGTTGCTAATTTCCAATAACATGTTGCACAAATAAGACAACAATAGTGCAAAACTGAATTGTATCATCAATTCGTATGTGTTTCAGTAGGTTAAGATAATTCTTATTCGCTTACatgtatattttatcttttaatgtttttataatttgtttatttttatcagcTCCTACAGCTTAATTCTGTAGATTTGATTGTCAAGGGAAATTTGTATACTCGGTGATGTGAAGATGCATCCAGTAAGTTGCTAGAAAAGGCTTTAAAGATTCAGTTGGGAAGAGGATTTTAGTTGACATATTTTGGATTTCGATTATACAGctattattttctcattttgatatgtgtagttaattttcaaaatttgaagataacattttcatggattgaatgtagtaaatatttaattttgtattggtggtttctttatattaaataaagattggttgtttgttattatcatgttacaacatgaaaATTAAAGACAACGGTCAGAAACGTTGTAAAAAGTACGTAACCACAATagattttttttgtgaaaagtgataaaagacaacggttttatccgttgtaaa
Coding sequences:
- the LOC122046966 gene encoding exocyst complex component SEC3A-like isoform X2; amino-acid sequence: MSKEILGHLPKVVGIDIVEMTLWAKENNTAVSSQIITHGGQDASGLIQGHSQVTVERDLVSQAEEEDMEALLGTYVMGIGEAEAFSERLKRELLALEAANVHALVECESIIEEDKAPYIAKATKLKTEYTKKLAMYNKNQLLQLNSVDLIVKGNLYTR
- the LOC122046966 gene encoding exocyst complex component SEC3A-like isoform X1 — encoded protein: MSKEILGHLPKVVGIDIVEMTLWAKENNTAVSSQIITHGGQDASGLIQGHSQVTVERDLVSQAEEEDMEALLGTYVMGIGEAEAFSERLKRELLALEAANVHALVECESIIEEDKAPYIAKATKLKTEYTKKLAMYNKNQTLSVVLEFWKSFSHVQILELCEIFILWLQFIQYLLQFSFFLIFYIFLCVQRR